Proteins encoded in a region of the Candidatus Binatia bacterium genome:
- a CDS encoding Sir2 family NAD-dependent protein deacetylase: MDGETNEDALTSAREWIDEAQRVVVLTGAGISTDSGIADFRGPKGLWTKNPEAEKAATLHHYVGDPDIRKRAWKNRLDSPMWQAEPNTGHLALVELERRGKLDTLITQNVDGLHHKAGTSPEIVVEIHGNVREVGCLDCGERAPMERALDRVRSGEEDPACRTCGGILKSATISFGQGLVASDLMRAERAARSCDLMIAIGTTLAVFPVAGVVPTAKESGARVVILNAQPTEMDGLADAVLRGPIGTLLPQLVGTADLQ, translated from the coding sequence ATGGACGGCGAGACGAACGAAGACGCGCTGACGTCGGCGCGAGAGTGGATCGACGAAGCGCAGCGCGTGGTGGTGCTGACGGGCGCCGGAATCTCGACGGACTCCGGCATCGCGGACTTCCGCGGTCCCAAAGGGTTGTGGACCAAGAATCCGGAAGCCGAGAAGGCCGCAACCCTACACCACTACGTCGGCGACCCCGACATTCGAAAACGCGCCTGGAAGAACCGCCTCGACTCTCCGATGTGGCAAGCGGAACCGAACACGGGCCACCTGGCATTGGTCGAACTCGAACGCAGAGGCAAGCTCGACACGTTGATCACCCAGAACGTGGATGGGCTTCATCACAAGGCCGGAACGTCCCCGGAGATCGTCGTCGAGATCCACGGCAACGTCCGTGAGGTCGGGTGTCTCGACTGCGGCGAGCGAGCCCCGATGGAGCGCGCGCTCGACCGCGTCCGCTCGGGCGAAGAGGACCCGGCGTGCCGCACCTGCGGCGGCATCCTCAAGTCCGCAACCATCTCGTTCGGCCAGGGACTCGTCGCGTCCGACCTCATGCGCGCCGAACGAGCCGCGCGGTCTTGCGATCTCATGATCGCAATCGGGACGACGCTGGCGGTCTTTCCCGTTGCCGGGGTCGTGCCGACGGCCAAGGAGTCCGGCGCCAGAGTCGTCATCCTGAACGCGCAGCCGACCGAGATGGACGGCCTCGCCGACGCCGTGCTCCGCGGCCCCATCGGAACGTTGCTACCGCAGCTGGTGGGAACCGCGGACCTTCAGTAG
- a CDS encoding sterol desaturase family protein yields MSMLIAFAVPGFIALIVLESILTASRKVRGYETKDTFASLSMGVGNVVVGLFAKAWAFVVYDAASMLAIGQVDFTWWTLPLLLVGEDFCYYWFHRMHHEVRMLWAGHVNHHSSTRYNLSTALRQCWTTPFTGPIFWVPLALIGFDPLAIVFAQSVSLIYQFWIHTELIGGLGPLESFLNTPSHHRVHHGRNVRYLDRNYGGILIVWDRLFDSFEPESEPVDYGLTKNIHTFHPVKIAFHEWAAMFCDARNAETWHDSVSYLLQPPGWSPYRSTQTAREMQADLLKVRGSHQLR; encoded by the coding sequence ATGTCGATGCTCATCGCGTTCGCCGTTCCCGGTTTCATCGCACTGATCGTCCTCGAGTCGATCCTCACGGCGAGCCGCAAGGTGCGGGGGTACGAAACCAAAGACACGTTTGCGAGTCTGTCGATGGGCGTGGGCAACGTCGTGGTGGGTCTGTTCGCCAAGGCGTGGGCTTTCGTCGTGTACGACGCCGCCTCGATGCTCGCGATCGGACAGGTCGACTTCACCTGGTGGACTCTTCCGCTGCTGCTCGTGGGCGAGGACTTTTGCTACTACTGGTTTCACCGAATGCACCACGAGGTCCGGATGCTCTGGGCCGGGCACGTGAACCATCACTCGAGCACTCGCTACAACCTGTCGACCGCGCTGCGCCAGTGCTGGACCACACCGTTTACCGGGCCGATCTTCTGGGTGCCGCTCGCGTTGATCGGATTCGATCCACTGGCGATCGTCTTCGCCCAGTCCGTCAGTCTGATCTACCAGTTCTGGATTCACACGGAGCTCATCGGTGGGCTGGGCCCGCTCGAGTCGTTCCTGAACACACCCTCGCATCACCGGGTGCATCACGGTCGGAACGTGCGGTACCTCGATCGTAACTACGGTGGCATCCTGATCGTGTGGGATCGCCTGTTCGACAGCTTCGAGCCGGAGAGTGAGCCGGTCGACTACGGCCTCACAAAGAACATCCACACCTTCCACCCCGTGAAGATCGCGTTTCATGAATGGGCGGCAATGTTCTGCGACGCGCGGAACGCGGAGACGTGGCACGACTCCGTGTCGTATCTCCTGCAGCCTCCGGGCTGGAGCCCCTACCGTTCGACGCAGACGGCGCGCGAGATGCAGGCGGACCTACTGAAGGTCCGCGGTTCCCACCAGCTGCGGTAG
- a CDS encoding TetR/AcrR family transcriptional regulator, with protein sequence MMVKTVVQPVESRRAPKQARSRATRRKILDATVECLVDRGHAGSSTTEIGQRAGVSQGALFKHFASKVELLSAAVEHLFATMVEDYRRSFSKLAAQDPGGRLSGAIRLLRQTFAEPRLQAAFELYVAARTDAELRGAIEPALRAHRDNLRLVARGLFAQQAAGNDRFDAVVDVLLNTMQGAALGSAVLPDLDREEPALEALERWARLELEGVA encoded by the coding sequence ATGATGGTCAAGACGGTGGTGCAGCCGGTCGAATCGCGCAGGGCACCTAAGCAGGCGCGAAGCCGGGCGACCCGCCGGAAAATCCTCGACGCGACGGTCGAATGCCTGGTCGATCGGGGTCACGCCGGTTCCAGCACAACCGAGATCGGGCAGCGCGCCGGCGTCTCGCAGGGCGCTCTCTTCAAGCACTTCGCATCGAAGGTCGAGCTGCTGAGCGCGGCCGTCGAGCATCTCTTCGCGACGATGGTGGAGGACTACCGGCGGTCTTTCTCCAAGCTCGCGGCGCAAGACCCGGGGGGCCGGCTGAGCGGCGCGATCCGCCTCCTGCGGCAGACGTTCGCCGAGCCCCGGCTGCAAGCCGCGTTTGAGCTCTACGTGGCCGCCCGTACGGATGCCGAACTGCGCGGGGCAATCGAGCCGGCCCTTCGCGCCCACCGCGACAATCTGCGTCTCGTCGCTCGCGGACTCTTTGCGCAACAGGCCGCCGGCAATGATCGCTTCGATGCCGTCGTCGATGTTCTGCTCAACACGATGCAGGGCGCGGCGCTCGGTTCCGCAGTCCTGCCGGACCTCGATCGGGAGGAGCCCGCACTCGAGGCGCTCGAGCGTTGGGCGCGGTTGGAGTTGGAGGGCGTGGCCTGA
- a CDS encoding TetR/AcrR family transcriptional regulator, whose translation MRQIDTKDRLLEAAERLFASGGLSRTSLRAITCEAGVNVAAVHYHFGSKDELLVELVRRRIAPMNEERLARLEEIESRHSEGALPLDPVLRAFIEPAFRFRTEMSGQEQLGRFFGRLYSEPEEILESTLREIFEDIAKRFRAAFARAVPGLPDSELDWRFHFLIGVVVHTLMGRREMDTPNDGTAPDHEVIDRVVAFTAAGLSAPVEIGQ comes from the coding sequence TTGCGACAAATCGACACCAAAGACCGGCTCTTGGAAGCCGCCGAGCGCCTGTTCGCGAGCGGAGGACTCTCGCGTACGTCGCTGCGCGCCATCACCTGCGAAGCCGGGGTGAACGTGGCGGCGGTGCACTACCACTTCGGCTCCAAGGACGAGCTCCTGGTGGAACTCGTCCGTCGCCGCATCGCGCCGATGAACGAAGAGCGCCTCGCCCGACTCGAGGAAATCGAGAGCCGCCACAGCGAGGGCGCCCTCCCCCTCGACCCGGTACTGCGGGCGTTCATCGAGCCGGCCTTCCGCTTCCGGACCGAGATGAGCGGCCAAGAACAACTCGGGCGCTTTTTCGGGCGCCTCTACTCCGAGCCCGAAGAGATCCTCGAGTCGACCCTGCGGGAGATCTTCGAGGATATCGCAAAACGCTTCCGCGCCGCTTTCGCACGCGCGGTTCCCGGGCTGCCCGACAGCGAACTCGACTGGCGGTTCCACTTCCTCATCGGTGTCGTGGTGCACACACTGATGGGGCGACGTGAGATGGACACCCCCAACGACGGAACCGCACCCGATCACGAAGTGATCGATCGCGTCGTCGCCTTCACGGCGGCGGGACTCAGTGCTCCGGTGGAGATCGGCCAGTGA
- a CDS encoding efflux RND transporter periplasmic adaptor subunit, producing the protein MKILLPIVIVAIGGVGATVLVAARAKVETKPPSLTAPLVRVRTVTPTTVQLDVWGQGTVQPRTESNLVAEVDGRALWVSPDLVSGGFFEEGDPLIRMDTTDYELHVARTAATVESSASRLSLARKTLARNQTLAKTGAISKLELDDAENNARVAEAVQREADAAYQQARRNLDRTEIRAPFDGRVRSENIDVGQFLSKGAAIAKVYAVDFAEVRLPLADADLAFLDLDLANRRDKSAESGPAVELSAKFAGQDRQWTGHVTRTEGEIDQRSRMVHVIVRVEDPYGAAVDDGGAPLAVGLFVNATIAGRELPGAIVLPRAAMRGADRVLVVDAEDRLAERKVEVARKLRDEVILSSGLEAGDRVLLSTIEGATSGMKVRVVEDAA; encoded by the coding sequence ATGAAGATCCTTCTTCCGATCGTCATCGTCGCCATCGGCGGTGTCGGCGCGACCGTGCTCGTCGCGGCGCGCGCCAAGGTCGAAACGAAGCCGCCGTCGCTGACCGCACCGCTCGTCCGAGTGCGTACGGTGACTCCCACGACCGTGCAGCTCGACGTGTGGGGTCAGGGCACCGTTCAACCTCGGACGGAAAGCAACCTCGTTGCGGAAGTCGACGGACGCGCCCTCTGGGTTTCGCCCGACCTCGTGAGCGGTGGCTTCTTCGAGGAAGGCGATCCGCTGATCCGCATGGACACGACCGACTACGAGCTTCACGTCGCCCGAACCGCTGCGACCGTGGAGAGTTCTGCGAGCCGGCTGTCGCTCGCGCGGAAGACGCTCGCGCGGAACCAGACGCTCGCGAAGACCGGCGCCATCAGCAAACTCGAACTCGACGATGCGGAGAACAACGCCCGCGTCGCCGAAGCCGTGCAACGCGAGGCCGACGCCGCGTACCAGCAGGCCCGTCGCAACCTCGACCGTACCGAGATCCGCGCGCCGTTCGATGGCCGTGTCCGCTCCGAGAACATCGACGTCGGACAGTTCCTGTCCAAGGGCGCAGCCATCGCGAAGGTCTACGCCGTCGACTTCGCCGAAGTCCGCCTCCCGCTCGCCGACGCCGACCTCGCCTTTCTGGACCTCGATCTCGCAAATCGCCGGGACAAGAGCGCCGAGTCGGGCCCCGCGGTCGAGCTGAGTGCCAAGTTCGCCGGCCAAGACCGGCAGTGGACGGGCCACGTGACCCGCACCGAGGGCGAGATCGACCAGCGCAGCCGGATGGTCCATGTGATCGTCCGCGTCGAGGACCCCTACGGGGCCGCCGTCGATGATGGCGGCGCTCCCCTCGCCGTCGGGCTCTTCGTCAACGCGACCATCGCCGGCCGTGAATTGCCCGGTGCAATCGTCCTCCCTCGTGCGGCCATGCGCGGCGCAGACCGCGTCCTCGTGGTCGATGCCGAAGACCGCCTCGCCGAGCGCAAGGTCGAGGTCGCTCGCAAGCTTCGCGACGAAGTCATCCTCTCCAGCGGACTCGAGGCCGGAGACCGCGTGCTTCTCTCCACCATCGAAGGGGCAACTAGCGGCATGAAGGTACGCGTCGTCGAGGACGCCGCGTGA
- a CDS encoding efflux RND transporter permease subunit, giving the protein MKAAIAWFARNSVAANLLMLVIVVGGLLALPRLKMEIFPAVEADLVLVTVPYRGASPSEVEKGVCIRVEERIQGIEGIERLDCTASEGMGLIMAEVHAWADTDGVLDDIKTEVDAIDTFPAETDNPIIKRATMRARVINVAVYGDVGERTLREYGQKVRDDIAELPGITVAKLRNTRNYEISIEVSESDLGRHALTFDDVVGAVQRSSLDLPAGSIKTSAGEISLRTKGQAYSARDFENIVLVASSDGSRVLVGDVARVIDGFEDTDRWAIFDGQPSVMIQVYRVGDQGALDVAAQVKKYIGEAQASLPPGLSVTTWQDESVYLRARLNTLLANGRLGFFLIFGVLAMFLRLRLAFWVGLGVPIAMLGTFIALPWFDVSINLLSLFAFLVVLGILVDDAIVVGENIHTHQEKGEDPVESAIEGAQEVAVPVTFGVLTTIAAFSPLLMIPGDMGKMTRQIPIVVITALVFSFIESKMILPAHLAHARARGNKSGAWSSAKWKRFQAGVVNGLERFTKGPYARFLQLSVDWRYSTAAAGAALLLITAGLVGGGWVRFHFMPAIEGDNVVAFVTLPQGTPADVTAKAIKQLEASADAVRAELDGAEVVKEGSVFHHTLSSVGEQPYRKRQERESSGSLAGGANEPHTGEVNIELAPSETRGATSLEVANLWREKTGAIPDAVELGFTSAMFDAGEALHVELRGQDGDGLRDAAAAVRRRLEQYPGVYDVTDSFRGGKQEVALSIRDSAEALGLSLQDLARQVRQAFYGDEAQRIQRGRDDVRVMVRYPRESRRSLGDVEQMRVRMSDGTAVPFSSVGDYELDRGYSTIYRADRRRIVSVTADVNPNVASPNDIAADLSKNVLPALLADFEGITYAMQGEQAEQAEFGTFMLRGFGIAMLVIFALLAIPLGSYVQPLIIMTAIPFGMVGAIFGHLIMNWDLSMFSVIGMVAVSGVVVNDSLVLVDYVNRMRAKGLTPVEAVQQAGMSRLRPIILTSLTTFAGLSPLLAEQSVQAQFLIPMAISLAFGVLFATVVTLVLVPTAYMIVEDANQFLAGLRGAKEDSAGGEDPTPAH; this is encoded by the coding sequence GTGAAGGCCGCAATCGCGTGGTTCGCTCGCAACTCGGTTGCGGCGAACCTTCTGATGCTCGTGATCGTGGTCGGCGGACTCCTCGCGCTGCCCCGACTGAAGATGGAGATCTTTCCCGCCGTCGAGGCGGATCTCGTCCTCGTAACAGTCCCCTACCGGGGCGCCTCCCCTTCCGAAGTCGAGAAGGGCGTCTGCATCCGCGTCGAAGAGCGCATTCAGGGCATCGAGGGAATCGAGCGCCTCGACTGCACTGCGTCCGAGGGCATGGGGCTCATCATGGCCGAGGTCCACGCGTGGGCCGACACCGACGGGGTGCTCGACGACATCAAGACCGAGGTCGACGCGATCGACACCTTCCCCGCCGAAACCGACAACCCGATCATCAAGCGCGCGACGATGCGCGCCCGCGTGATCAACGTCGCGGTCTACGGCGATGTCGGCGAGCGCACGCTGCGCGAGTACGGCCAGAAGGTCCGCGACGACATCGCAGAGCTACCCGGCATCACGGTCGCGAAGCTTCGCAATACGAGAAACTACGAGATTTCGATCGAGGTCTCCGAGTCGGACCTCGGACGCCACGCGCTGACCTTCGATGACGTCGTTGGGGCCGTGCAGCGCTCGTCCCTCGACCTCCCTGCCGGCTCGATCAAAACCAGCGCCGGCGAGATCTCCCTGCGGACCAAGGGCCAGGCGTATTCCGCCCGGGACTTCGAGAACATCGTCCTCGTGGCGAGTTCGGACGGCAGTCGCGTCCTCGTCGGCGACGTCGCCCGTGTCATCGACGGCTTCGAAGACACCGACCGTTGGGCGATCTTCGATGGCCAGCCCTCTGTGATGATCCAGGTGTACCGCGTGGGCGACCAGGGTGCGCTCGATGTCGCCGCACAGGTGAAGAAGTACATCGGCGAGGCTCAGGCGTCCCTTCCTCCGGGCCTCTCCGTCACCACATGGCAGGACGAATCGGTCTACTTGCGCGCCCGACTGAACACGCTGCTCGCCAATGGCCGGCTCGGGTTCTTCCTGATCTTCGGCGTGCTCGCCATGTTCCTGCGACTCCGCCTCGCATTCTGGGTGGGCCTCGGCGTGCCCATCGCGATGCTCGGAACCTTCATCGCCCTGCCCTGGTTCGACGTCTCGATCAACCTACTGTCGTTGTTCGCGTTCCTGGTCGTCCTCGGAATCCTCGTCGACGATGCGATCGTCGTCGGCGAGAACATCCATACGCATCAAGAAAAGGGTGAAGACCCGGTCGAGTCCGCGATCGAGGGCGCGCAAGAAGTCGCGGTGCCGGTGACGTTCGGCGTGCTCACGACCATCGCCGCGTTCTCGCCGCTCCTGATGATCCCTGGCGACATGGGCAAGATGACACGACAGATTCCCATCGTCGTGATCACGGCCCTGGTCTTCTCGTTCATCGAATCCAAGATGATTCTTCCCGCCCACCTCGCGCACGCGCGCGCTCGCGGCAACAAGTCGGGCGCGTGGTCGTCCGCCAAGTGGAAGCGCTTCCAAGCCGGCGTCGTGAACGGCCTCGAACGATTCACCAAGGGACCCTATGCTCGGTTCCTCCAGCTTTCCGTCGACTGGCGGTACTCCACGGCAGCCGCCGGGGCGGCCCTCCTCCTCATCACAGCGGGCCTCGTAGGTGGCGGCTGGGTGCGATTCCACTTCATGCCGGCGATCGAGGGCGACAACGTCGTCGCTTTCGTCACCCTGCCCCAGGGAACGCCCGCCGACGTGACGGCGAAGGCCATCAAGCAACTCGAAGCAAGCGCCGACGCGGTACGAGCGGAACTCGACGGCGCCGAGGTCGTGAAAGAAGGCAGCGTCTTCCACCACACCCTGTCCAGTGTCGGCGAGCAGCCCTACCGGAAGCGACAGGAACGGGAGTCGAGCGGATCGCTCGCCGGCGGCGCCAACGAACCCCACACGGGAGAGGTCAACATCGAACTCGCCCCGTCGGAAACACGCGGCGCCACCAGCCTGGAGGTCGCGAACCTCTGGCGAGAAAAGACTGGAGCGATTCCCGATGCGGTCGAGCTCGGCTTCACGTCAGCGATGTTCGACGCGGGAGAGGCTCTGCACGTCGAGCTTCGCGGCCAGGATGGGGACGGACTTCGCGACGCTGCGGCCGCGGTTCGGCGGCGTCTCGAGCAGTATCCCGGCGTCTACGACGTCACCGACTCCTTCCGAGGTGGAAAGCAGGAGGTCGCGCTCTCGATCCGCGACTCCGCGGAGGCCCTCGGGCTCTCACTGCAGGATCTTGCGCGGCAGGTTCGTCAGGCCTTCTACGGCGACGAAGCCCAGCGGATTCAACGAGGCCGCGACGACGTCCGCGTAATGGTTCGTTACCCCCGCGAAAGCCGGCGATCGCTCGGCGACGTCGAGCAGATGCGTGTTCGAATGTCGGACGGCACTGCGGTGCCGTTCTCCTCCGTCGGCGACTATGAGCTCGACCGAGGCTACTCCACCATCTACCGCGCCGACCGGCGGCGCATCGTGTCGGTCACAGCCGACGTCAACCCTAACGTCGCCAGTCCGAACGACATCGCGGCCGACCTGAGCAAGAACGTACTTCCCGCCCTCCTCGCAGACTTCGAGGGCATCACCTACGCGATGCAGGGCGAGCAAGCCGAGCAGGCGGAGTTCGGCACCTTCATGCTCCGTGGATTCGGCATCGCGATGCTCGTCATCTTCGCACTCCTCGCAATCCCGCTCGGCTCGTACGTGCAGCCCCTCATCATCATGACGGCGATTCCCTTCGGGATGGTCGGTGCGATCTTCGGCCACCTGATCATGAACTGGGACCTGAGCATGTTTTCCGTGATCGGCATGGTCGCCGTATCGGGCGTCGTCGTGAACGACAGCCTGGTTCTCGTGGACTACGTGAACCGCATGCGCGCGAAAGGCCTCACCCCTGTCGAGGCGGTTCAGCAGGCGGGCATGTCGCGCCTCCGCCCGATCATCCTCACCTCGCTCACGACGTTCGCCGGACTGAGCCCTCTTCTTGCGGAGCAGAGCGTACAGGCGCAGTTCCTGATCCCGATGGCCATCTCGCTCGCCTTCGGCGTTCTCTTCGCGACCGTCGTAACGCTCGTACTCGTGCCGACCGCGTACATGATCGTGGAAGACGCAAATCAGTTTCTGGCGGGCCTCCGCGGCGCGAAGGAGGACTCTGCCGGCGGCGAGGACCCGACTCCCGCGCACTGA
- a CDS encoding GNAT family protein: MSQRINDLGQPIGIPVSNWTRRPLPSKQALEGRLCRLEVLRADEHAARLHEQNLADIEARGWTYLPYGPFASLADYTKFLQLAESQEDPIFYAIIDRASGEPVGVASYLRIDPAMGSIEVGHLRYTPALQQTPASTEAMYLMMRHVFDDLGYRRYEWKCDSLNAPSVAAARRLGFQFEGTFRQAAVTKGRNRDTSWLSIVDSEWPGIRDALEGWLAPTNFDESGGQRRPLAELMPGSPS; this comes from the coding sequence ATGTCACAGCGCATAAACGACCTCGGACAGCCGATCGGCATTCCGGTTTCGAACTGGACCCGACGCCCCCTCCCGTCCAAACAAGCACTCGAGGGCCGGCTCTGTCGGCTTGAGGTACTTCGGGCCGACGAACACGCCGCGCGCCTGCACGAGCAGAACCTCGCCGACATCGAGGCTCGAGGCTGGACGTACCTCCCTTACGGCCCGTTCGCGTCGCTGGCCGACTACACCAAGTTCCTGCAGTTAGCCGAGTCCCAAGAAGACCCGATCTTCTACGCGATCATCGATCGGGCCTCCGGCGAACCCGTCGGCGTGGCAAGCTACCTCCGAATCGACCCGGCGATGGGTTCGATCGAAGTCGGACACCTCCGGTACACCCCGGCGCTGCAGCAGACACCCGCCTCCACCGAGGCGATGTACCTGATGATGCGCCACGTCTTCGACGATCTCGGCTACCGCCGATACGAGTGGAAGTGCGATAGCCTGAACGCCCCCTCCGTCGCCGCCGCGCGCCGGCTCGGATTCCAGTTCGAGGGAACGTTCCGGCAGGCCGCCGTCACGAAGGGCCGCAACCGTGATACCTCCTGGCTATCGATCGTCGACAGCGAATGGCCCGGCATCCGAGACGCCCTCGAGGGCTGGCTCGCACCGACGAACTTCGACGAGTCGGGCGGGCAGAGACGACCCCTGGCCGAGCTGATGCCGGGCTCACCGTCGTAA